One Catharus ustulatus isolate bCatUst1 chromosome 20, bCatUst1.pri.v2, whole genome shotgun sequence DNA window includes the following coding sequences:
- the LRRC59 gene encoding leucine-rich repeat-containing protein 59 has protein sequence MSRGGGKGISLKDKLDGNELDLSLCDLNEVPVRELAALPKATVLDLSCNNLISLPSDFCSLMHLVKLDLSKNRLQQLPLDFGRLVNLQHLDLLNNRLVTLPVSFAQLKNLKWLDLKDNPLDPVLAKVAGDCLDENQCKQAAVKVLQHMKAIQSEQDRQRQRKLQAEREMEKRREAEQRAKEAQERELRKREKAEEKERRRREYDAQKAAKQELEKKTKKETVHTRKPASSSRPPQPPRHKPSWSRSVLRVLLFVLFCILCTLAACKLTELQHQPLCVSVNTLYEDVVAALQNHKTLQNMLQHNSQQ, from the exons ATGTCGCGGGGCGGTGGGAAGGGGATCAGCCTGAAGGACAAGCTGGATGGGAACGAGCTGGACCTGAGCCTGTGCGACCTGAACGAGGTGCCGGTGCGGGAGCTG GCCGCTCTTCCGAAAGCTACTGTCTTGGATTTGTCCTGTAACAACCTCATTTCCTTGCCG tCAGATTTCTGCAGTTTGATGCATCTGGTGAAGCTGGATTTGAGTAAAAATCGGCTGCAACAGCTGCCCTTGGATTTTGGCCGCCTGGTCAATCTGCAGCACCTGGACCTTCTGAACAACCGCTTGGTCACCCTGCCAGTCAGCTTTGCACAGCTCAAG AACCTGAAGTGGCTGGATCTGAAGGACAATCCCCTGGATCCTGTCCTGGCTAAAGTGGCAGGAGACTGCCTGGATGAGAATCAGTGTAAGCAGGCTGCTGTCAAG GTACTGCAGCACATGAAAGCAATCCAGTCTGAGCAAGATCGACAACGGCAGCGGAAACTCCAGGCAGAGAGAG AAATGGAGAAGAGGCGTGAAGCAGAGCAGCGagcaaaggaggctcaggagagagAACTGCGGAAGCgagagaaggcagaggagaaggagcGCAGGAGGCGGGAGTACGATGCTCAGAAAGCTGCCaaacaggagctggaaaagaaaactaaaaaggaAACAGTGCACACCCGAA AGCCAGCCTCCAGCTCCCggccccctcagcccccccgGCACAAGCCCTCGTGGTCGCGGTCGGTGCTGAGAGTCCTGCTCTTTGTGCTCTTCTGCATCCTCTGCACCCTGGCTGCCTGCAAactgacagagctgcagcaccaacCTCTGTGTGTCAGCGTCAACACCCTCTACGAGGACGTGGTGGCTGCTctgcaaaaccacaaaaccctgCAGAACATGCTACAGCACAACTCGCAGCAGTGA